One region of Miscanthus floridulus cultivar M001 chromosome 19, ASM1932011v1, whole genome shotgun sequence genomic DNA includes:
- the LOC136528643 gene encoding uncharacterized protein, with the protein QAEAAEHHHQLPLPPVVHSAVAMAAAFAICRAGKLATTVLGVPGGSLPCITAIVVALATLFPSHLGDLAPSAEPMAVILMQVFFAVVGANGSIGNVINTSPSIFAFASVQIAVHLLVTLGVGNLLGLHTKLLLIASNANVGGPTTVCGMATAKGWTSLVVPGILAGIFGIAIATFMGIAFGLLVL; encoded by the coding sequence CAAGCAGAAGCAGCAGAGCACCACCACCAGTTACCACTACCACCCGTTGTGCACAGtgccgtggccatggcggcggcattTGCCATATGCAGGGCAGGCAAGCTGGCGACGACCGTGCTTGGCGTTCCGGGGGGAAGCCTTCCCTGCATAACAGCAATCGTGGTGGCTTTGGCAACACTGTTCCCCTCTCACCTTGGCGACCTGGCGCCGTCGGCCGAGCCCATGGCCGTCATTCTGATGCAGGTGTTCTTCGCTGTTGTGGGAGCCAATGGAAGCATCGGCAATGTCATCAACACCAGCCCTAGCATCTTTGCGTTCGCCTCGGTGCAGATCGCGGTGCACCTCCTTGTCAcccttggcgtcgggaacctgcTCGGCCTCCACACCAAGCTGCTGCTCATTGCGTCCAATGCCAACGTGGGCGGCCCCACCACGGTCTGCGGCATGGCCACCGCCAAGGGATGGACCTCTCTGGTGGTTCCAGGAATCCTTGCGGGCATCTTTGGGATCGCCATCGCCACCTTCATGGGGATCGCTTTCGGTCTGCTTGTCCTCTAA
- the LOC136528655 gene encoding uncharacterized protein — translation MEATGATVGMRVVPAVLGDRPLNRTFSRLNHPPTFTLSDEPLEAEHWLRTLEQKFLLLDVTDEQRVRFVVLQLLGSTGAWWEIFYATEQPDHPATWQEFSTAFQEFFIPAGVINQKVTEFLELRQGSNTVMEYVSKFNHLAQYASSQVDTDDKKRERFFRGLAPLLQEKLYTTNYQTFRALMNAAIAMEGFQWESQADWKRKRVASGSSSHPHT, via the coding sequence ATGGAGGCCACAGGGGCCACGGTGGGAATGAGGGTGGTGCCCGCCGTCCTGGGGGACCGTCCTCTTAATAGGACTTTCTCAAGACTAAACcacccacccaccttcacccTGTCTGATGAGCCTCtagaggcggagcactggcttcgcacgctggagcagaagtttctgctgCTCGACGTGACTGACGAGCAGAGGGTGCGCTTCGTAGTGCTACAACTATTGGGGTCCACTGGTGCATGGTGGGAAATCTTCTATGCCACGGAGCAGCCGGATCATCCGGCaacatggcaggagttctccaccgctttccaagagttctttatccctgctggtgtcatcaaccagaaggtgactgagttcctgGAGCTACGCCAGGGGAGCAATACAGTGATGGAATATGTGAGCAAGTTtaatcacttggctcagtatgctagcagtcaggtggatactgatgacaagaagagggaacGCTTCTTTCGTGGTCTGGCTCCCCTCCTTCAGGAAAAGCTTTACACGACAAACTATCAGACCTTTAGGGCTCTGATGAATGccgctattgccatggagggttttcagTGGGAATCCCAGGCggattggaagaggaagcgggtggcatctggatcctctagccaccctcacacatAG
- the LOC136527173 gene encoding plastocyanin, chloroplastic-like, translated as MAPLSSATITAPSLAAPAARAVARRSFTVRASLSKAAGTAAVAVAASALLAGGAMAQEVLLGANGGVLVFEPSEFTVKAGDTITFKNNAGYPHNVVFDEDEVPSGVDATKISQEEYLNAPGETYSVTLTVPGTYAFYCEPHQGAGMVGKVTVN; from the coding sequence ATGGCCCCCCTCTCCTCTGCCACCATCACCGCCCCTTCCTTGGCCGCGCCGGCCGCCCGCGCCGTGGCCAGGAGGTCCTTCACCGTGCGCGCCTCTCTCAGCAAGGCCGCCGGCACGgctgccgtggccgtggccgccaGCGCCCTGCttgccggcggcgccatggcccaGGAGGTGCTGCTGGGCGCAAACGGAGGCGTGCTCGTCTTCGAGCCCAGCGAGTTCACCGTCAAGGCCGGCGACACCATCACCTTCAAGAACAACGCCGGGTACCCGCACAACGTCGTCTTCGACGAGGACGAGGTGCCCAGCGGCGTCGACGCCACCAAGATCTCGCAGGAGGAGTACCTCAACGCGCCAGGCGAGACCTACTCCGTCACCCTCACCGTGCCGGGCACCTACGCCTTCTACTGCGAGCCGCACCAAGGGGCCGGAATGGTCGGCAAGGTCACCGTCAACTAA
- the LOC136527285 gene encoding bax inhibitor 1-like, which yields MESLFGFWDAQSQRRRAGGSGGGFESLKRLGHISPAVQSHLKHVYLTLCSALAFSALGAYLHILLNVGGTLTTLGCLVAIAYLISLPASQDQERNRFALLMAAALLQGASVGPLVDLVIDFDPRILVTAFVGTAIAFGCFSGAAIIAKRREYLYLGGLLSSGLSILLWLQFATSIFGHTSTTFMFELYFGLLVFLGYMVFDTQEIIERAHGGDMDYIKHALTLFTDFVAVLVRILAIMMKNAQEKSEDEKKRKKR from the exons ATGGAGTCCCTGTTCGGCTTCTGGGACGCGCAATCGCAGCGGAGGAGggcgggcggcagcggcggcggcttcgAATCGCTCAAGCGTCTGGGTCACATCTCACCTGCTGTGCAGTCGCACCTCAAACAC GTGTATCTCACCCTATGCTCCGCGCTGGCCTTCTCTGCGCTCGGCGCTTACCTCCACATCCTCCTCAACGTCGGAGGCACCCTCACGACCCTCGGATGCCTGGTCGCCATCGCCTACCTCATCTCCCTGCCCGCCTCACAGGACCAGGAGAGGAACCGCTTCGCCCTGCTCATGGCTGCCGCGCTCCTTCAAGGCGCCTCCGTTGGCCCGCTCGTCGACCTTGTTATTGACTTCGATCCGAG GATTCTTGTGACGGCGTTCGTCGGAACCGCAATTGCTTTTGGATGCTTCTCTGGCGCTGCCATCATCGCCAAGCGCAGGGAGTACCTGTACCTCGGTGGTCTGCTTTCATCTGGCCTCTCAATTCTTCTCTGGCTGCAGTTTGCTACTTCAATCTTTGGCCACACCAGCACCACCTTCATGTTTGAG CTCTACTTTGGCCTCCTGGTTTTCCTGGGATATATGGTGTTTGACACCCAGGAGATTATCGAGAGGGCGCACGGTGGGGACATGGACTACATCAAGCACGCGCTGACTCTCTTCACCGACTTTGTTGCCGTTCTTGTTCGGATCCTTGCCATCATG ATGAAGAATGCGCAGGAGAAATCTGAAgacgagaagaagaggaagaagcgctAG